In Helianthus annuus cultivar XRQ/B chromosome 8, HanXRQr2.0-SUNRISE, whole genome shotgun sequence, a single genomic region encodes these proteins:
- the LOC110872609 gene encoding glycerol-3-phosphate acyltransferase 5 yields the protein MIMESVVSELEGTLLKTKDPFSYFMLVAFEASGLIRFALLLLFWPVIQLLDACGKPDIGLKLAIFLATVGVPISEIESVARAVLPKFYFDDIDMEAWKVFNLGDKRVVVTKMPTVMVERFVKEHLLADEVIGSELVVSRFGFATGLVRDGEFGSSACDRVAAMFNGQQPIVGLARCVSDSPFLSLCKEQVNAPYMIKEHTHRPHQKTRPVPVIFHDGRLVKRPTPSTALLILLWIPIGVVLAIFRILVGAMLPMWAIPYMACIFGSKVIVKGVPPPPPSGSNGGVLFVCTHRTLMDPVVLSTVLQRSIPAVTYSVSRLSEILSPIPTVRLTRIRHVDAEKIKKELSKGDLVVCPEGTTCREPFLLRFSALFAELTDRIVPVAMNYRVGFFHATTAKGWKGLDPIFFFMNPRPVYEVTFLNQLPAEATCSSGKSPHDVANYVQRILAATLGFECTNFTRKDKYRVLAGNDGTVSYTTLMDRVQKVGKTVRKVVGTFKPFVFN from the exons ATGATTATGGAGTCTGTGGTTTCAGAGCTAGAAGGAACCCTTTTAAAGACCAAAGATCCTTTCTCCTACTTCATGCTAGTCGCTTTCGAAGCGTCGGGCTTAATCCGATtcgcattgttgttgttattctggCCGGTTATCCAGCTACTTGATGCATGCGGGAAGCCGGATATTGGCTTGAAACTGGCCATCTTTCTTGCCACCGTTGGAGTTCCCATTTCGGAGATTGAGTCGGTTGCAAGAGCGGTTTTGCCAAAGTTTTACTTCGATGATATTGATATGGAAGCTTGGAAGGTGTTTAACTTGGGTGATAAACGAGTGGTTGTGACCAAAATGCCTACGGTTATGGTTGAGCGGTTTGTGAAAGAGCATTTACTAGCTGATGAAGTTATTGGGAGTGAGCTTGTGGTTAGCCGCTTTGGGTTCGCCACTGGCTTGGTTCGAGATGGCGAGTTTGGATCTTCGGCTTGTGACCGTGTTGCAGCCATGTTTAATGGTCAACAACCAATCGTAGGGCTCGCGAGATGTGTTTCTGATTCTCCGTTCTTGTCTCTATGCAAG GAACAAGTAAATGCACCATACATGATCAAAGAGCACACACACAGACCACACCAGAAAACCCGGCCAGTGCCGGTTATCTTTCACGACGGGCGCCTCGTGAAGCGGCCGACACCTTCCACCGCTCTTCTCATCCTTCTCTGGATCCCCATCGGTGTAGTCCTAGCAATCTTCCGTATACTCGTTGGCGCTATGTTGCCAATGTGGGCTATTCCTTACATGGCCTGCATATTTGGCTCGAAGGTGATAGTGAAAGGagtgccgccaccaccaccgtcagGGTCCAATGGTGGCGTACTCTTCGTCTGCACCCACCGGACTTTAATGGACCCTGTTGTGTTATCCACTGTTCTCCAACGAAGTATCCCAGCGGTCACTTACTCTGTATCAAGATTATCCGAGATCTTATCTCCCATCCCCACCGTTCGTTTGACCCGGATCCGACATGTGGATGCCGAGAAAATTAAGAAGGAGCTATCCAAAGGCGATTTGGTGGTTTGCCCAGAAG GTACGACTTGTAGAGAACCATTTTTGCTCCGATTCAGTGCACTTTTCGCCGAATTAACAGACCGGATCGTGCCGGTGGCAATGAACTATCGGGTCGGGTTTTTTCATGCGACTACCGCGAAGGGTTGGAAAGGGTTGGACCCGATATTCTTCTTCATGAACCCTAGACCTGTTTATGAGGTCACATTCTTGAACCAGTTGCCCGCGGAGGCTACATGTTCGTCGGGAAAAAGCCCACACGATGTCGCGAATTACGTTCAAAGAATCTTGGCGGCCACACTAGGGTTTGAGTGCACAAATTTTACAAGGAAAGACAAGTATAGAGTGTTGGCCGGAAATGATGGAACGGTGTCATACACGACGTTGATGGACCGGGTCCAGAAGGTCGGGAAAACAGTGAGGAAGGTGGTGGGTACATTTAAACCCTTTGTGTTTAACTAG